The DNA window AATTTGACACGGCGGCTGGTGTAAGACCAAGTAGCTTGGCGGCCTCATACTTTGAGAGCTTAAACTCGTTTACTAGGACGTATGCTATAGAGGCCCTTATGGATGGCATTACCTCCTTCGCTGCAACCTCGCACGGCTGGTTCGGCGGCACCGTGAGGGTTCTCTTCAAGTCCTTGCTCCCAATGGCTATAGACTTCCTGAGGCTAAAAATGTGAGTTATATGTAATGTTGATATGACTATACAGACGGGGAGCTACATCATAGAATGAGCTTCGCGCACGATAAATATCTATATAAGGCCTTCAAAATGCTTTAACTATTACCAACAGTTGCATCAAGTTAGCCTTCTATCTCAACATACTTAGGGTAGCTAAAGGCGCAGCAACTCAGCTAGCGCGAGGCCCTTAGACTGCAGCACCGCCAGCCTACAATCACGCTAATATTTCAGAAAGGACCGCTTCAGCCGAGGCGAGTTTAAAGTGAAGCTGGAGCCCCTGAAGGACATAAGGATTGACCCAAAGGACACCGTAGAGGACCTTGTTAAGATGTTCGGAGACGAGTACGGCTTTATGGCTGGACACCTCTGGAGGGCGGCCCAGATCCTATCAAAGGGACTTAGCGAGTCGAGTCTAAGGGTGCTCTCCTTCACAGGGAATCTAATCTCAACCGGCCTAAGGGGCATTATAACTCAGCTGATAAAGAATGGTCTATTCAACGTAGTCATTACGACGTGCGGGGCGCTAGACCATGACATAGCTAGGTCCACTGGAGGCCTTTACTCTAAAGGTTACTTTGAGGGAGACGACGTTGACCTTGCAAAGCACAACATACATAGACTGGGCAACGTCTACATAAGGGTTGACGACTATGGGCCTCGCGTGGAGCAGTTCGTCCGCTCCCTGGCCGTGAGGGCGTCAGCAATAAAGGAGGAGTGGGGCATGTATGAGCTCCTTAAGCTGGCAGGCGAGATGATAAGTGATGATAACAGCTTCCTCAGGGCAGCCTATGAAACTGACACCGACGTCTTTGTGCCAGGCTGGCCTGACGGCGCCTTTGGCACTGACCTCTTCTTCGAGAGCCAGAGGGGTGTCAAGCTGAAGATAAACTACTTCAAGGACATGCAAAGACTCTCGGACATCTTCTTTGAGTCCAAGGGCAAGGCTACGGCCTTGATCATAGGGGGAGGTATAAGCAAGCACCACACCATCTGGTGGAGTCAGTTCAGAGAAGGTCTTGACTATGTGGTATATGTGACCACAGCCGTTGAGTGGGATGGAAGCCTGAGCGGCGCCATGCCAAGGGAAGCTATAACGTGGGGCAAGGTTAAGCCAGAGGCTGAGAGGGTGGCAGTGTATGGGGATGCCACGATAATAGTCCCAATACTTGCCGCTTACCTGGTAGCGAACGTTAAGCTTCCCCAGCCCCCCAAAGCCAGCGGGTAATTTTTATGATGGCTGTTTTCAATAAAGTGGATGCCTTATACATATTGTTAAGCGAAAACGTTTATAAATGTTGAGAGTCACTACTCTTTGAGC is part of the Acidilobus sp. 7A genome and encodes:
- a CDS encoding deoxyhypusine synthase — its product is MKLEPLKDIRIDPKDTVEDLVKMFGDEYGFMAGHLWRAAQILSKGLSESSLRVLSFTGNLISTGLRGIITQLIKNGLFNVVITTCGALDHDIARSTGGLYSKGYFEGDDVDLAKHNIHRLGNVYIRVDDYGPRVEQFVRSLAVRASAIKEEWGMYELLKLAGEMISDDNSFLRAAYETDTDVFVPGWPDGAFGTDLFFESQRGVKLKINYFKDMQRLSDIFFESKGKATALIIGGGISKHHTIWWSQFREGLDYVVYVTTAVEWDGSLSGAMPREAITWGKVKPEAERVAVYGDATIIVPILAAYLVANVKLPQPPKASG